One region of Baekduia soli genomic DNA includes:
- a CDS encoding lysylphosphatidylglycerol synthase transmembrane domain-containing protein — translation MTWARLTATAAILAVLVWRLGTDPFLDGLRTVDGGALAAAAGLAMLTTVCCAWRWRIVARGLGVELPMGAAVAACYRSLFLNVALPGGVLGDVHRGISHGRDTDDVGRGLRAVAWERAAGQAVQAVLTVVLLLVLPSPVRPAMPLVAAGLVAAVAIVVVAARARPGGEGPTRWARLRRAAARDLRAGLFARRAWPAIVVASALVVAGHAATFLIAARTAGAGAPPSRMLPLALLVLLGAALPNVGGWGPREGVTAWAFAAAGLGAPRGVATAVVYGVMVLVAGLPGAAVLVVAWARRARPAPAIERTVRGGLVVPARPEGVPDA, via the coding sequence GTGACGTGGGCGCGCCTGACGGCGACGGCGGCGATCCTCGCCGTCCTGGTCTGGCGGCTGGGCACGGACCCGTTCCTCGACGGCCTGCGCACCGTCGACGGCGGGGCGCTGGCGGCCGCGGCCGGGCTGGCCATGCTCACCACGGTGTGCTGCGCGTGGCGCTGGCGGATCGTGGCGCGCGGCCTGGGCGTCGAGCTGCCCATGGGCGCAGCGGTGGCCGCCTGCTACCGCTCGCTGTTCCTCAACGTCGCGCTGCCCGGCGGCGTACTGGGCGACGTGCACCGCGGCATCAGCCACGGCCGCGACACGGACGACGTCGGCCGCGGGCTGCGCGCCGTGGCCTGGGAGCGCGCCGCGGGCCAGGCCGTGCAGGCCGTCCTCACCGTCGTGCTGCTCCTCGTCCTGCCCTCACCCGTGCGCCCGGCGATGCCGCTCGTCGCCGCCGGGCTGGTCGCCGCGGTGGCGATCGTCGTCGTGGCGGCGCGGGCGCGGCCCGGCGGCGAGGGCCCGACCCGGTGGGCGCGGCTGCGGCGTGCGGCGGCCCGCGACCTGCGCGCCGGCCTGTTCGCGCGGCGCGCCTGGCCGGCCATCGTGGTGGCGTCCGCGCTGGTCGTCGCCGGCCACGCCGCCACGTTCCTGATCGCCGCCCGTACCGCCGGTGCAGGCGCACCGCCGTCGCGGATGCTGCCGCTGGCGCTGCTCGTCCTGCTCGGCGCGGCGCTGCCCAACGTGGGCGGCTGGGGGCCGCGCGAGGGCGTGACCGCCTGGGCCTTCGCCGCGGCCGGCCTGGGCGCGCCGCGCGGGGTGGCCACCGCGGTCGTCTACGGCGTGATGGTGCTCGTCGCCGGCCTGCCGGGCGCCGCGGTCCTCGTCGTCGCCTGGGCGCGCCGCGCCCGGCCGGCGCCGGCGATCGAGCGGACCGTGCGCGGCGGGCTCGTCGTCCCCGCGCGACCGGAGGGAGTCCCGGATGCCTGA
- a CDS encoding RibD family protein, protein MPERPYTMLSCSVSLDGYLGDHTPRLALSNAADFDRVDEVRASCDAIMVGAVTVRTDNPRLLVRSAALRDGRTARGLPSSPMKITVTERADLDARSRFFATGEAEKLVYTSTARVRNACARLGPVATIVDGGPRVRMRRLSEDLADRGVQRLMVEGGGVVHTQFLADDLVDELQLVIAPLFVGDSSAPRFVTDGRFPWHAGRRATLAETRQIGDVVLLRYALSPRFEDR, encoded by the coding sequence ATGCCTGAGCGTCCCTACACCATGCTGAGCTGCAGCGTGTCGCTGGACGGCTACCTCGGCGACCACACGCCGCGCCTGGCGCTGTCCAACGCCGCCGACTTCGACCGGGTCGACGAGGTGCGCGCGTCGTGCGACGCGATCATGGTCGGCGCCGTCACGGTGCGCACCGACAACCCGCGCCTGCTCGTGCGCTCGGCGGCGCTGCGCGACGGGCGCACCGCCCGCGGGCTGCCGTCGTCGCCGATGAAGATCACCGTGACCGAGCGGGCCGACCTCGACGCGCGCTCGCGCTTCTTCGCCACCGGCGAGGCCGAGAAGCTCGTGTACACCTCGACGGCCCGCGTGCGCAACGCGTGCGCGCGGCTCGGCCCGGTGGCGACGATCGTCGACGGCGGCCCCCGCGTGCGGATGCGCCGGCTCAGCGAGGACCTCGCCGACCGGGGTGTGCAGCGGCTCATGGTCGAGGGCGGCGGCGTCGTGCACACCCAGTTCCTGGCCGACGACCTCGTCGACGAGCTGCAGCTCGTCATCGCCCCGCTGTTCGTCGGCGACTCCAGCGCGCCGCGCTTCGTGACCGACGGGCGCTTCCCGTGGCACGCGGGGCGGCGCGCCACGCTGGCCGAGACGCGGCAGATCGGCGACGTCGTCCTCCTGCGCTACGCGCTGTCCCCGCGGTTCGAGGACCGATGA
- a CDS encoding CDP-alcohol phosphatidyltransferase family protein: MIAARAHASRTGPAAGLLAQVLLLAVLAGTAGLGVAGCLAGSACALAVAAALACGLARRPGERLGPASWVTLARATLAVGVAALAVDALAHDPPVAVVVALAAVALVLDLVDGAVARFSGTATTLGARFDGEVDALLILALCVYVAPAYGAWVLAGAPRATRSPPASGWRRGCAHRCRGACGAASRRRPRASC; this comes from the coding sequence ATGATCGCGGCGCGCGCGCACGCCAGCCGGACGGGCCCGGCGGCCGGGCTGCTCGCCCAGGTGCTCCTGCTGGCCGTCCTGGCGGGGACCGCCGGGCTCGGCGTCGCCGGCTGCCTGGCCGGCTCGGCGTGCGCGCTGGCGGTCGCCGCGGCGCTGGCTTGCGGCCTCGCACGCCGCCCGGGCGAGCGCCTCGGGCCGGCGTCGTGGGTGACGCTGGCACGGGCCACGCTGGCCGTCGGCGTCGCCGCCCTGGCGGTCGACGCGCTGGCGCACGACCCGCCCGTCGCGGTCGTCGTCGCACTGGCCGCCGTCGCGCTCGTGCTGGACCTCGTCGACGGCGCGGTCGCGCGGTTCAGCGGGACGGCGACGACGCTCGGCGCGCGCTTCGACGGAGAGGTCGACGCGCTGCTCATCCTGGCCCTGTGCGTCTACGTCGCGCCGGCCTACGGCGCGTGGGTGCTCGCGGGGGCGCCGCGCGCTACGCGTTCGCCGCCGGCGAGTGGCTGGCGCCGTGGATGCGCGCACCGCTGCCGCGGCGCCTGTGGCGCCGCGTCGCGGCGGCGACCCAGGGCCTCGTGCTGA
- a CDS encoding sulfatase-like hydrolase/transferase, translating into MAPWMRAPLPRRLWRRVAAATQGLVLTVAAAGVLPRGVMQAVLAAALVLLAASFADSVRWLWRRRHVAPGEPVPEVTGGDRGAPSARGPLRTAIAVALTVLALLLTWAASVAPQQPSLLTPGAFARVPLELLVLVALAVLLPARPRRALAVVAGVLLSALVLVTILDLGFFTAFDRPFRPVDDSGYLGIGIETLRDGAGRSYADLVVAGAALLGVVLLAIPVLALLRVTRVAADHRPVVLRAAAVLGVLWVVLRIAGAPAASSSAASLAVREVHLVRTGLADRAVLARQIAHDRFRATPGDRLLTGLCGKDVLLVFVESYGRVALQGSSFSPGVDAVVNRGTAQLRAAGFAARSAFLTSPTFGGLSWLAHSTLQSGVRVDGQRRYDQLVAQDRLTLTAAFRRAGWRTVGIMPANHRAWPQGSTFYHYNQVYDRRNLGYRGPGFGLPPMPDQYALAALQRRELAPRDRAPLFAEVDLISSHAPWTSIPRLVPWDQVGDGSVFARIPPAATSRAALIGDSARARRAYGQSIEYSLATLISFVRRYGDDDTVLVVLGDHQPATTVSGLGASHDVPISVIAHDPEVLRRISAWDWQDGLLPGPQAPVWPMEAFRDRFLTAFGSTPATG; encoded by the coding sequence CTGGCGCCGTGGATGCGCGCACCGCTGCCGCGGCGCCTGTGGCGCCGCGTCGCGGCGGCGACCCAGGGCCTCGTGCTGACGGTGGCGGCCGCCGGGGTGCTGCCGCGCGGGGTCATGCAGGCCGTCCTGGCCGCGGCGCTCGTCCTGCTGGCCGCCTCGTTCGCCGATTCGGTGCGGTGGCTGTGGCGCCGCCGGCACGTCGCTCCCGGCGAGCCCGTCCCGGAGGTCACGGGCGGGGACCGAGGCGCCCCGTCCGCGCGCGGGCCGCTGCGCACGGCCATCGCGGTGGCGCTCACCGTGCTCGCCCTCCTGCTCACCTGGGCCGCCTCGGTCGCGCCGCAGCAGCCGAGCCTGCTCACGCCCGGCGCGTTCGCGCGGGTCCCGCTGGAGCTCCTGGTCCTCGTCGCGCTGGCCGTCCTGCTGCCCGCCCGCCCACGCCGCGCGCTCGCCGTCGTCGCGGGCGTGCTGCTGAGCGCGCTGGTGCTCGTGACGATCCTCGACCTGGGGTTCTTCACCGCGTTCGACCGGCCGTTCAGGCCCGTCGACGACTCGGGCTACCTGGGCATCGGGATCGAGACGCTCCGCGACGGGGCCGGACGGTCCTACGCCGACCTCGTCGTCGCCGGCGCCGCGCTCCTCGGCGTCGTCCTGCTCGCCATCCCGGTGCTGGCCCTGCTGCGCGTGACCCGGGTCGCGGCCGACCACCGCCCGGTGGTCCTGCGCGCCGCCGCCGTGCTCGGCGTCCTGTGGGTCGTCCTGCGGATCGCCGGCGCGCCGGCGGCCTCCTCGAGCGCCGCCTCCCTGGCCGTGCGGGAGGTGCACCTCGTGCGCACCGGCCTGGCCGACCGCGCCGTGCTCGCCCGGCAGATCGCCCACGACCGCTTCCGCGCCACGCCGGGCGACCGGCTGCTCACCGGCCTGTGCGGCAAGGACGTCCTGCTCGTGTTCGTCGAGAGCTACGGCCGTGTCGCCCTGCAGGGCTCGTCGTTCTCGCCCGGCGTCGACGCCGTCGTGAACCGCGGCACCGCGCAGCTGCGGGCCGCCGGGTTCGCGGCGCGCAGCGCGTTCCTCACCTCGCCGACGTTCGGCGGCCTGAGCTGGCTGGCGCACTCCACCCTGCAGTCGGGCGTCCGCGTCGACGGCCAGCGGCGCTACGACCAGCTCGTGGCCCAGGACCGCCTCACGCTCACCGCGGCGTTCCGGCGCGCCGGGTGGCGGACGGTCGGGATCATGCCCGCCAACCACCGGGCGTGGCCGCAGGGCTCGACGTTCTACCACTACAACCAGGTCTACGACCGGCGCAACCTCGGCTACCGCGGCCCGGGCTTCGGGCTGCCGCCCATGCCCGACCAGTACGCGCTGGCCGCCCTGCAGCGCCGCGAGCTGGCACCCCGCGATCGCGCACCGCTCTTCGCCGAGGTCGACCTCATCTCGAGCCACGCGCCATGGACGAGCATCCCCCGGCTCGTCCCCTGGGACCAGGTCGGCGACGGCTCCGTCTTCGCCCGGATCCCGCCCGCGGCGACCTCGCGGGCCGCGCTCATCGGCGACTCCGCACGGGCCCGCAGGGCCTACGGGCAGTCCATCGAGTACTCGCTGGCCACCCTGATCTCGTTCGTGCGGCGTTACGGCGACGACGACACGGTTCTCGTCGTCCTCGGCGACCACCAGCCCGCCACGACCGTCAGCGGGCTGGGCGCCAGCCACGACGTCCCGATCTCGGTCATCGCCCACGATCCCGAGGTGCTGCGGCGGATCTCGGCCTGGGACTGGCAGGACGGCCTGCTGCCCGGCCCGCAGGCCCCGGTCTGGCCGATGGAGGCGTTCCGCGACCGCTTCCTGACCGCGTTCGGCTCGACGCCGGCGACGGGCTGA
- a CDS encoding class I SAM-dependent methyltransferase gives MRQDDRAWFDDTLRRARLSAYPPGEFVGQESFMTAGEIRALALRAGISSGVAALDLCCGVAGPGRFVTRELGCDYLGVDASASALAVARSRAGDLPCRFVVGQVPALPAGSFDVVLLLETMLAFEDKDAVLRAVAAALAPGGRFAFTLEEGAPLTAAEREAMPAADTVWPAPLAEVAALLEAAGLVLTWQEDRSAAHRATAQALAEAFAADAAHIAAQLGRRALDDLLAAHRLWIDWLRTGRVRKLALVAQRA, from the coding sequence GTGCGCCAGGACGACCGCGCGTGGTTCGACGACACGCTGCGGCGAGCGCGCCTGTCGGCCTACCCGCCGGGCGAGTTCGTCGGGCAGGAGAGCTTCATGACCGCCGGCGAGATCCGGGCCCTGGCGCTGCGCGCCGGCATCTCCAGCGGGGTCGCGGCCCTGGACCTCTGCTGCGGCGTGGCCGGGCCCGGGCGCTTCGTCACACGGGAGCTGGGCTGCGACTACCTGGGCGTGGACGCCAGCGCGAGCGCCCTCGCGGTCGCCCGCAGCCGCGCCGGCGACCTGCCGTGCCGCTTCGTCGTCGGCCAGGTCCCTGCGCTGCCGGCAGGCTCCTTCGACGTCGTGCTGCTGCTGGAGACCATGCTCGCGTTCGAGGACAAGGACGCCGTGCTGCGCGCGGTCGCCGCGGCGCTGGCGCCCGGTGGGCGCTTCGCGTTCACGCTGGAGGAGGGCGCGCCGCTCACGGCGGCCGAGCGGGAGGCGATGCCCGCCGCCGACACCGTCTGGCCCGCCCCGCTGGCCGAGGTCGCCGCGCTGCTGGAGGCCGCGGGGCTCGTGCTGACCTGGCAGGAGGATCGCAGCGCCGCGCACCGCGCGACCGCCCAGGCGCTGGCCGAGGCGTTCGCCGCCGACGCCGCGCACATCGCCGCCCAGCTCGGCCGCCGGGCGCTGGACGACCTGCTCGCCGCGCACCGCCTGTGGATCGACTGGCTGCGCACGGGCCGGGTCCGCAAGCTCGCGCTCGTGGCCCAGCGGGCCTAG
- a CDS encoding SDR family oxidoreductase, whose amino-acid sequence MTPDTTPTPIALVTGGNRGIGRSTALALAAEGAGVILTYRANATEAQDVAAAIEAGGGRAVALRLDVGEVASFGAFADAVGAALRETWDRSAFDILVNNGGTSLHASIAETTEDQFDAVVDVHFKGVFFLTQALLGHIADGGSIVNIGTGLTRFTFAGSAAYAAAKGAADVLTRYLALELGGRGIAVNTLAPGAVATDFSGGMVRDTPELQEQIAAQTALGRVGLPEDIGPAIAGLVLRSGHWITGQRIEASGGTRV is encoded by the coding sequence ATGACCCCTGACACCACCCCCACCCCGATCGCGCTCGTGACCGGCGGCAACCGCGGGATCGGGCGCAGCACCGCGCTCGCGCTGGCCGCCGAGGGCGCCGGCGTCATCCTCACCTACCGCGCCAATGCGACCGAGGCGCAGGACGTCGCCGCCGCGATCGAGGCCGGCGGCGGCCGCGCCGTCGCGCTGCGCCTCGACGTCGGCGAGGTCGCGTCGTTCGGTGCGTTCGCCGACGCCGTCGGCGCCGCGCTGCGCGAGACCTGGGACCGGTCCGCGTTCGACATCCTGGTCAACAACGGCGGCACCTCGCTGCACGCCTCCATCGCCGAGACGACCGAGGACCAGTTCGACGCGGTCGTCGACGTCCACTTCAAGGGCGTGTTCTTCCTCACCCAGGCGCTGCTGGGGCACATCGCCGACGGCGGGTCGATCGTCAACATCGGCACGGGCCTGACGCGCTTCACGTTCGCCGGGTCGGCCGCCTACGCCGCGGCCAAGGGCGCGGCCGACGTGCTCACGCGCTACCTCGCGCTCGAGCTCGGCGGGCGCGGTATCGCGGTCAACACGCTGGCCCCGGGCGCGGTCGCGACCGACTTCAGCGGCGGCATGGTCCGCGACACCCCGGAGCTGCAGGAGCAGATCGCCGCCCAGACGGCGCTCGGCCGGGTCGGCCTTCCCGAGGACATCGGGCCGGCGATCGCCGGGCTCGTGCTGCGCTCGGGGCACTGGATCACCGGGCAGCGGATCGAGGCCTCGGGCGGGACGCGCGTCTGA